The segment ccagtatttctgctatttctaagtatccagatgatgctcaaagcaggttgtctccatgcctgatctttcttttgttgcagcgagtgactCATCGTCATTgacttggtacttggttttgtcacacttttacattattggtgcagcattggctctctttcttccttatggggaggtattttggtcatcatcattggaccatctttgtaggagattcgacattgagagggagcttcatggtctcttcttctctcttatggggggggacacagttttgttcttctcattcatcattgagagcattgtgtgctttcatcatctctcttttgggggagggttttttcccattgggtttttctctctttccccgctttgtgagagatttcattgcattggtttgcatgcattttcatttgtacatgggtacctaacatggcctcgtatccaggacccatcttgcattgcttagttgcattgtagactttagtgcattcccctaagttgcacttaagggggggtgttggtgtaaataattattcatcatggatattattacgctttacttaagtttacttaggtacatgcatttaatagtagtttgggtatgagacacttgggtgtttgtgccacattgggatattgtgtgtaggagaatttccaccttttgtggacttatcttgttgttacactccacattgagtgggtgatccacctcatgtggaatattatattgtttctcctacctacccatgcctatttcctacctacccttgtttcttattgagccacatgtcatgtttgtgtgctcacatatccatatagccttgcctatataagcaggctcatattcattgtaattaattgaacgattgatgatccagttgatcagtattttcatcttgataaaatatagtttatttctatcatctattttgtctctcttatttgtgctttccattgcctcttgatcttggcaaaatctcacaactttgatctccaagttcttcaagttcaaaagtagtcaactttccaagtaatgtatctctattcacaggggtatttgacattgtctagagttcatttattgcagtagccttcattttgtaagttggaggtagaactctcaaaatcTTTAACACAACCTCATTCTCATTAACATTACCACCgcagcatttgattcccatgacaatctcattctcTCTATCCATGAaaaaacttatcttctcatcttcttccatcttcaaagtttcatatctcacccagtaaccttcaagttttgcaatatttactgcttggtcaccttcataaagagtttcaagcttcaaccagatctaatttgtatttttcatctctatgatattcaacaacttctcatctaatagggcacttaacaatgcttctttctctctgacatcattatcaacattcttCTATTCATTAGTAGGTGTCggagttccagaattaggatcatgaggtgtataccctttatcttttatctcccaaacttcaactctatgacatctcagatgaatcttcattcgctccttccatatttggtaatttgtaccatcaaatatgggacACTCCTTTCAGTAGGGATAAAATGTAGAAGTTGATGCCATTGGATCTCCTCGAGTGGTTAAGATTTtgtagagaggaccttgctctgataccaattgttagaatctatGATACCGAAGGAATACTGAGAGGCAAGGGTGAATTAGTTTTCCATAAATTAAACAATTAATatagattataaaccatttaccagagcacaatataaacagcacaatgaaagataaagcatgaaagcacagaacccacaacaccaatatttttgacgtggaaaacccagtaaagggaaaaaccacggtgggaaaccctacccacagtcagataatacttctgcaatagtatgtgaaataattacaatggggatcgCTCTTGCAtataggccaactgcctagagcacactgcccatcacaaaagggaagtctcactgacttacataaacatcggactacaatttggagaaaatGAACTTTGAAAATAGCatttcctaatgcttgatatagttatggttaagcacagatgtctaccctgcaataccaaaaccttcacaacccttcgttgaatgatataaccttgttcgtacaattacctctctctgataatgcaaacataaccatgcCGATATCATCCTCTAcgaattacatgaataagtcacctataaatacagatcatcaaccttgataacaaggtcggctaaaccctaaacccataaaccataattacaaaaattacatcacacgataccaccggaccaatattatgatttacattacatagcgtggaactaattcaaattcccaaataattatatccgtcaaaaattccgctaagaccaattGCAACATGTTTCACCAATCGGGTCCAGCCAAATCATCACgctagccaatgcgaagccaccaaacaattaggacacaatcaagaatGCCTTTAGCACATTAGGAGCCATTTctataagccggaccaaaatcacttaaccaaatcatcgaatatcGTCAACAGGTAAAGCCAACcgataccaagaaatatcaattggTAATCCAGAACATAAGTGATGGCTTCTGGAGCACtgaatcatgaaccaactgaatataaAAAGCATATAGacatcttgaataaccatccaaaaccgaaacaaccaatctgatcataccggatcagaatcacagaTAACCAAGTCCAACCGGTACAGGTCCAACCAAGATAGCAGTAGCCAATCGGGATAGAACCATAACCAACCGgagcacagtgttgacatcaataacaacacataagTGATTTcaccatattgccaacaatttatTCACCAAGTAAAGTGTGTTTTAAATTGAGCTTTAAAGTAGATATGTGTTTTAATTAAAGGTGTGCATTAATCAACAAGTGTGTTCATTCTCATAGGTGCATTAATCCCCACTTAGCTCATGATCTTTGTCCCTTAGGTAAACAACCACAATATCCTTCACAAGTCTATGGATCCCAGATTGACACAGTTAGGAAGAAACTAAAGGAAtcaacattcaagtgaaatataagATAGAAATGGCTCATATTTAAGCCCTCGATTTTTCCCAACAGTTATCACTAATCATTTTAGCTAATAAGAAATAAAAATAACATTCTAAAAACAAAATTTGTTATTTAGGAGCTATATATTGCAAATAACCAATGGTTTTCAAACCAAAACAGCGGGTTCAAAAATTAAGCATCAATTTTAGCTTTGTAGGGTATATTCTACATAATTGGAGGAAAATTTCAACAAGTGAGTACTAGTATTAGTACTACATTAGTGTGACATCATCCAAACTCCTCCCACTAACCCCTCTTAGTTAGCATTTTCAATTTTGTAATTCAACTTTGAAGACTACTTGAGGTTAGCACCTcatttgttgagaaatttttttctATTTGGGATAGTTTTTCATGTTCTATTTGGTGGtacaaatattttcaaattttgatgcaCAATTTTAAGAAATTCTATTTTTTCACTAGTGCTGCTAATAGTTATTATTTTGAAAACTTTTGAGGCTCTAGATAGGCTCATACAAGATCCCTTTCAtgtgcaatttttttaaaaatacataaTTTATTGTGCACATCAAAATGGTACTATCAATTCAAATGTATTCATTGTcattgaaaaaatgtgtttttgataTATAATCTTATTTTGAAAATTGTAAAACATAAAAAACAAAGTCCACTTTATATTTTTCAACTAGTGATAGCCGTAACTACATTAAGTATAAAGTGGCAAACCATACTTACTTGAGAGTTCtaagaagacaattttctcctTTGTCTTTGTCATACTATACTCTTATAATATTCCCAACATTTCATACTCCTATAATATGTACATGTAGAAAAAATGTTATTAGCTGATAGGCTATTTTTACATGGGCATAGACGCATCAAATTTTGGTCTCATGCAGGAATTCTTAGACATGCCGGAATCGTATTTTTTTCAAAGACGAAAAAACGATGTAATAAAAGCCTTCGGCCACAATAGCCCCTACCATTGTGAGCCACTGACAACCATGCCGGAAAATCTTCTAATTTTGTTTTAAGCAGGAATATAGAGAACAAGGTCGTCCCAAGTCATGCCGGAGTTTTTTTAACCGGTGGAGGAAGTTTGGGGTTCGCCGCATTGCCGATAATTCTTGTTTGGTGATGGTAAATACTTACagcttttgaatttattttcaccTTAAACACAAGTCTTTGGAAAACGTATATGAGATTTAATTAATCATTAAATGAAAGCATTGGCTACTACCCTTCCGCCGCCCCGCTTGCCGCAAGCCACCGCTATTTCCATCCTACGAAaggtaaatttagtaaatttttaCAATTTcttcaaactaaaattgaaaaactTTTTAAGAAACCGTGTCGATTTGAATTGATGTCTTTGATGTGTGTTTTTtatgatataaaatggtacaaaaTGTATTCTGGTACaaaatgtttttttataaattgCTTGGTTGTGTGTGCACATTCATACCCAATGGGTATGATAGAAGGAGATCCTTGCAAACAGGAAgctttttaaattttataaatttaattttttaatttaaattaaaataattatgaaTGATTTTATTTTGCAATACTAATTTctttttaagttttttaaaattttaataaatttaataaaaaaactatttaatttattttttaaaatatattttttgatttaaattaaaatattttcagTTTATAGAATGGAAATTTCATCGTCTTGATATAAAAAATGTTTATTTTGTAATTGGTAATGTAAAGTTcttgtttaaatttttaaatttcaagaaTGAAATAATTGTAATTATAACACAATAGGGAATGCATGCCTTGCTCATATCATAAAATAAATATGTTATAAGTAATCAATGAAGAAAGTAAGTATGACATATATCTAAGGAAGAAAATGATATCTTCAAGGGGTATAGTACCTAAAATCAAAGGGCTTGGATTAACTATTAAATAGATTCAATACATATGCTTACAAGTTATCTTCCAGGGCCTTTAGGAGTGAGACATATATTATTTATGGGATAAAAAAATAAATGGATACTTTTAACATTTGTATTATATCGTGGTCATAAATGAAATTTTAAATAAGATACTAAATATTTTAtctattatacatatatatttatactatTTCTTATTTGATATCTTTTTTATTCAAGTATAGTTAATAATATTAagtttagaattttttatttttgcccaTACATAAGTGAATAGTCATGACCATATgatattgaaataaaaattaataacACTCAAGAGGATCTTGAACAAAAAAATTATGGACACATATAATAAACACCGATAAACTATACCTCACACATAGCCCACAACCTTAGAAGACAAGCACAAAACAACTCTGTTTCAATTGAACTTCATTCTCTATTCCAAAACAACAAGCACAACACAAGTGTATGAGGGAATTGTATGCATTTACAAGGGGATTCAACACAAGAGAAGGCATATAACTATCAACTAGGGTGCCAAAATATTGTCACCCAGATTTGATATACCATCACAACAATTCATTTTTTAATCTCCCTCCTTAAATTGTTATAAAAGAACAAACTACTTATTTTTGGTATGTTTTGAGATGCATATAACATGTTTTGAAGCTTTATTTTTCTCACCATGTAGCTAACTTAGACTACTTGTTttctttctattaattttttatcttCTATGTAGTCTTGTTGGCATTCAAAAATCAATTCTTATATAATTTTACATTTTTTGAATTCTAATATAGATAATTCTAGGGAAAGACTCATTGGCATGTATTGAAAGTGTGGGAAAAAATACTCTAGAAACACTCATGGGAAAATCAAGTATATGATTTAGATAAATGGGTCAATCAAATAAAATTCAagggttaaataaataaataagttaaaAAGCAACTTACTTTACAGCTTTGTTGTGAATTTAATGTTTTTGTGTATTGCAAGTGAGTTTTAGAACGGATTTAATACTTTCaaattaatttgcattcatttGTACTTAGATATCCATATATTGCAAATAATTATGATTAGTAAATGCAGTTTTTACTCTTGTATTTTTTACCTTCCAATATTAAAGTATATTCTAGTATCAGCATAACCATTGCACCTCTTTTTGGCGCAAGCGCTagtaatatgtatatgtattaaaAGGGCTctctaaatattaaaaaaatggggATTGTTTCAAAGAGAGAAAAACTTTCTTGTTCTTTTGTAGactcaaaaataattaaaatggaAGAAGTTTAAAATATTCAAAAAGGAAAAGTTAAGTTTAAAGAGTTCAAGTTCTATATGATTTAACTCATATATAGAAGCCTATTTTTTATCAATATAAAGAAACAATTTCATTctatttttatattctatttttcttttataaatattttgttttttaattCTATGAATAAAATGAACTAAAAAATCTAACCTCAAAATAAATAACAAATTCAAAACGTAATctgttgaaaaaaaatttaaaatatcttaAATATTCATAAATTAGAATAGCATTTCCTTTCACATATTTTACAACGCAAATTAATATAACAACAAAAAGATTTAGATTTTACGTAAAGCATTTCAACTGACATCAGAACAGAAGTAAATAACGTTGGCATGCCATGTCTCAGTTCGACAAATTTATTCTAATCACTGTTCTCTAAATATGATCAAACCCCAAACACTTCTTTAACACGCATGTGTTACAAATCGATCTAATCAATCTCTTGCAAATAGAATCCCAAAAGATGTGACCAATAAATGGACAAACACATCGTTTAGCAAACTATACATCCAAATCTGCATTGCCTTATAACTCTTTTGATTTTGCATGAAATTCCAAGGCTACGTTAAATCCTGTATTAGACCACAGAGTTTTTTGAATACTTATTAATTGATTCTACCGTTGTGTTTGGAAAGAGCCATATTCTTCTACCAAAAGATATTAACTTAAAATTCATACATTCGTAGGTCTGCCATATCTGCAATAACTTTCAGAGTTCAGAGTTTAAAACAATATAGAGATAAACAACATGCAGGACGAAAACCTCATAGTTAACGTTCCTGAATTTCAGAATGGTGATAAATTCCAAATACTTAATGAAGGACGGCCTGATAATAAAACTCTGGGCTTGTCAGTCTCTCAAGGAGTCCCAGCCCAAGATGTGAATATATACCAATCAGGAGACCAAACAGAAAATTGTTTAACATATGAAACTTCTGAATATCTTTCACAGCTCCCAAATACTGAGCAATGCAGTGCTTTAGATGATGATTTCCTCAATCAACCTCTACCTCCACTTGACAAATCCATTGTCGACTCTCTACGTAAATTCGAATCCGAGACCAGGAATTCTGAATCTGATGCACAGATGACAGATAATGAAAACTGTATCATTGATTTGCCAGATGGGTCTGGTGCTATAATTCCTCGCCAGGATTCTTTAGGGTTACTGTTTCGCGAGCCTGCGGGACTGAAAGAAGTGGATGAGCTTGCAAGGGCTAGTATGGAACAGATTGAACCCAATTGTATTGAGTGGAATGCACCCATATTCTCTGCTAATCTCATGGACTGGGGAATTTCTCAACAGAACCCAAAAGCACCCAATCCTTTGTGTCAATCTTGTCAACTTATGCGGCGTATCATCCACTCAAATGGTACTGAATGCATTTCTTTTAAGTAGAGGTTGAGATCAATGTAAATAGTACAATTTAAGTTTTGGCTGCTTCTCATCTTTGTTTTAGAAGTTAGTGTGATTTAAGATAGAATCAACTAATAAAGTCAAAACTTAACTTAACTTAACATGTGCTGTTtaagtatattttaattttttatttgtttaggtTATTCATCTTGTTGGAAAAGCTAATGAGATTCATGATGAATCATTCAAGAAGTCAAAttttagtgtgtgttgtttaagcttGTCTCATTTTATCGTTGATGTATGCATGCATTGAGAGTATAATTATCACAGTCATCATTTAATAATAATCATTGTTATCATTATAGGGACTCAAGAGTCGAGGCTAGAGATTCATGGACTCAATGGGCAGCCCTATCATGCTATTTCAGAATGTCGATTTGTTGATGATGAGAAAGGATCTAGCTTGGATTGTGAGGATAACAGGTGAGTATGGCAGTGGTTACATTACATGTAGACTTTTGTGGTGTTTTAATAGGTTATTTTTGTTTTCCAATCAATATTTTTGATCATATTTAGTGacaattttcttatttttatgatAGATTATTGAGTGTGATATGAAATGTCCATTCAAAAACATATACACTTTATTCCAGAACAAATCTTTTAAATACTATGTAGAAAACTTGTGCTAATTATAACTTCTTTGTTGAATATAGTCATACCAAAATATTAGAGCTGGAATCAAGCAATTTTTGGGGGAATATGAAGCTTTggcaaaaaaaaattcacaaatttaGCAAGATCAACATAATGAATGGCATTTCTTCTAATTGACTTATATAAAAtgatttataaaatattttaacaAACACTTATAAGCACTCACAACTTCACTAACATTTCAAGCCATTGCAGATGATAAAATACAAGATATGTTAATATATAATAGATACCCTCTGTCATTTAGAATAACTTAAGGTGACTATTGCATATGATAGAATAAAAGATAtgttaataaataataaacacccTCTACCATTTACAATAACTTAAGGTAACTATACTAACATTTCAAACTATCACATATGATATAATGGAAGATATGTTAATAAATGATAGACACCCTCGACCATTCACAATAATTTAGAATGACTGAACTAGCATTTCAAGCCATCATATATGATACAATTAAGAAACATCCTCTACCATTCACAATTAGCTTAGAATGATTATATAACATTTAAAACtataatatatgatatataaaAAAATGTAATAAATAATAGACACCCTCCACCTTTCACAATAACTTGCAGTGATTacattgacaaaaaaaaaatattaatgtaatGTTTCAGTATCAAACAATTGTTTAGTTTAAACAGACACGGACTtgatttattttaatgttttaaaaaaactcACTATAGATGGTACAAAAATTTATTAAAACAAAACATATAGACCAATATATTAACAAGCACTTTGATTTCTGAAGGATATTTAACCAAAAATTTTTGGGGGCTATGTTAGGTTTGAAAGACCAGAAGATGTAGAACAGTTTATAGCACTGTATAATGATGTGCGCAGGTCGGAAAAAACTATTTTGCGCTATGACAGTTTCGTAATGAATGCCATTACTGCAGCGCCTGAATCTTGTAAGTACAAATATGGTAATTTACTATCTTTTTGACATCCAGTAAAGGACTAGACTTTTCAAGCTCAAACGCTAGTTTAAATGGACTAccttttgagtgtttttaacttcaTGATCAGGGCGGCCTGCATCAGACTTAAATCCATCAGTAGTTCAAAACAATTCTGTTAAAAAAGCTGGCAATTCAAGTCACCTTCCAAAGAGCAATTACTCTGCTCAGGTAACATTAGCTTAGaaattctatatatatttattatttcaatGATAATTATTTTGAGTTATATTGATAAGTGTTATTctggtttaaaaatatatattttaagttttgatttgttaaaatgattgatgtgaaatttgttaatTTTTAATGGATCAATTAAAACTGAATCTAAGACCTTCTATTTGATGGTAAAGTGTTCTACTATTTTACTCCTCCCTACAGAACCATCACATATTTTATTTGGATTTGGTATATTTTCAACACCCTCTTAAGTCATTCTAATAAAATGCTTGGAGCTCGATCCTAGCCTGCCTTAGCCTAACTCTATACCACATTGAGCTCTTATTGACAAGCTAGAACCCAAACCTAGGACATTCCCTTAAGCCACTCTAATCAAACGATTGGACTCTAGCCTACCCTATCTTACTTCTGATATCATATTGAGCTTTTATGGACTAGCTAGAACTGGAACATAGAACCTTCCCTTGAGCCACCTAGTAAAATTCTTGGGACTCCTAGCTTACCCTAGCCTGACTCTAGTACCATATTGAGCTTTCATGGACTATTTAGAATTCAAACCTAAGACCTTCCCTTAAGCCACTCTAATAAAATGCTTGGGGTTCCTAGTCTACCCTAGCCTGACTACGATACCATGCTGGGCTTTCATGGACCAGCTAGAACTTGAATCTAGGACCTTCCATTTTTTGTTGGAGTGTTCTACTATTGATCTACTAGTCCTTAGAAGACTCATCCAACTTTGATTCAGATGTGACTTATTTTCAACAAAATTACACTAATAAATAGACCCTAATAAAAAATTCTTGTGATTTCAGTTAAACCatctaaacaaatcaaaacataaaatataCTATTTAAAATTGGCTATGCACTATATAATTTAATCAAAATATCATTTGATTCTATTGTGAATTGCAGAGAAAGAGAATCGGTAAGCTCCAAATGTCTGAAATAGAAAAATACTTCCACTTGCCAATAGAAGAGGCAGCCGAACGACTTCAAATATCCCTTACTGCTCTGAAAAACATATGTCGTCGAAATGAATTGGCTCGTTGGCCTTATCGAAAGGTAAAATATTATCACTATTATTTGTGGTTATCTCGAGTGCTTTCCTCAAATGGATTTATGATTGGCTTGTTTTTCAGATTAGCAGCAATACCAAATCTATAGAGTTGTTGAACTTACAATTGGTTGGTGAAAATGGTGTGATAAATGAAAGGATAAAAAGTCGGATTGAATCTCTGACGACTGAGATAGAAATGTTTTATGAACATTTCAATGGGCAAAATAAACGATAGCTAGTAGTTTTCTTGTATTGGAAGAGCTTATATTggaaaaccattaaaaaaaaaagtcATTTATTGTTAATGAGGAACATTTAGAataaatttataatcaaaattaaACATTTTTTTATAGTGGTGGAGAATTCATAATTTTGAATATTTAGAATACAATGTATACATTTCATTTGTAGCATAGTTAGGTGTCTTCCACAAAGATTGCAAGGTAGTCTCATATTACTATAATTTATTAGTAGATATTGTGGACTGTAAGAGGATCTATTTTCATTTCCATTTCTATTTCCACCATTTTTATCTTTCGATAAGATGGGTAAATGAGATTCACTAATCTAATTATGTAAACTTGGAATCAAACTCGCTTACCTCAACAATACATTCAAAAATAATCGATGGGCCCAACTTTAGACCAATTGGGGAGAGCTAGGCAATAATGATTcattattcttttatttaattgatttgatttgataagagaATGTAAGAACTAGGACTAATAATGCAAAATTGATAGTAATTAGCATTAAAAAAAGGCTACAAAATAGATATGCAAATTTTGAGTATAGATATAAAATAGATATACAAATTCTGAGTATAGCTATGGAAAAAGGAAACAAAAAGTAACTTGTATCTATAATTTGAGCTCAAAAGTGCTAGACTATGTGGCTAGGCAATCTAGTCCTGAAAGTGTCTGATGCATAGATAAGAAATAGATTTCAGATCAAGATGTTGCTCATAATA is part of the Cryptomeria japonica chromosome 10, Sugi_1.0, whole genome shotgun sequence genome and harbors:
- the LOC131046598 gene encoding uncharacterized protein LOC131046598, translated to MQDENLIVNVPEFQNGDKFQILNEGRPDNKTLGLSVSQGVPAQDVNIYQSGDQTENCLTYETSEYLSQLPNTEQCSALDDDFLNQPLPPLDKSIVDSLRKFESETRNSESDAQMTDNENCIIDLPDGSGAIIPRQDSLGLLFREPAGLKEVDELARASMEQIEPNCIEWNAPIFSANLMDWGISQQNPKAPNPLCQSCQLMRRIIHSNGTQESRLEIHGLNGQPYHAISECRFVDDEKGSSLDCEDNRFERPEDVEQFIALYNDVRRSEKTILRYDSFVMNAITAAPESWRPASDLNPSVVQNNSVKKAGNSSHLPKSNYSAQRKRIGKLQMSEIEKYFHLPIEEAAERLQISLTALKNICRRNELARWPYRKISSNTKSIELLNLQLVGENGVINERIKSRIESLTTEIEMFYEHFNGQNKR